A section of the Clostridium felsineum DSM 794 genome encodes:
- a CDS encoding YdcF family protein — protein sequence MISTGNIGLNLFVVASVLVIVPIGVLTISVLFMIAGVITIKREGFRLPNLLALAFGGGIWIICILFYLAISNYFEYKWIKIAIYFSTIMALYIGFTFAALVIYSVLYCIFPKGKKFDYIIVHGAGLSKGEKVTPLLKRRIDKGIQAFNRLEGKAKIIVSGGKGSDEKISEAEAMKRYILENNISEENIICEDKSTTTFENLMYSKKIMDSQKKDYRCIFVTNNYHVFRTGLYAKKLNIKAEGLGCTTAMYYWPSAFIREYIAIMLSMKWYSIFILGSALLLLILT from the coding sequence ATGATTAGTACTGGGAATATTGGACTAAATTTATTTGTTGTAGCATCTGTGCTTGTAATCGTACCCATTGGTGTTCTTACTATTTCAGTTTTATTTATGATTGCAGGAGTTATTACAATTAAAAGAGAAGGTTTTAGACTTCCTAATTTATTGGCTTTAGCTTTTGGTGGCGGAATTTGGATCATCTGCATTTTATTTTATTTAGCTATAAGTAATTACTTTGAGTATAAGTGGATTAAAATTGCTATTTATTTTAGTACAATTATGGCTTTATATATAGGGTTTACCTTTGCTGCATTAGTTATTTATTCAGTGCTTTATTGTATATTCCCCAAAGGAAAGAAATTTGATTATATTATAGTTCATGGAGCAGGGCTTTCAAAAGGAGAAAAAGTCACTCCATTATTAAAAAGAAGAATTGATAAGGGAATTCAGGCATTTAATAGGCTTGAAGGAAAAGCAAAAATAATTGTTTCTGGAGGAAAGGGATCTGACGAGAAAATATCTGAAGCAGAGGCAATGAAGAGATATATTTTAGAAAACAATATTAGTGAAGAAAATATTATTTGTGAGGATAAATCCACAACTACTTTTGAAAACCTAATGTATTCAAAAAAAATAATGGATTCACAAAAAAAGGATTATAGATGTATATTTGTTACTAATAATTATCACGTATTTAGAACTGGGCTTTATGCTAAAAAACTTAATATAAAGGCAGAAGGCTTAGGATGTACAACGGCAATGTACTATTGGCCAAGTGCTTTTATTAGAGAGTATATAGCAATAATGCTTAGTATGAAGTGGTATTCTATTTTTATTTTGGGATCAGCATTACTTTTATTGATTTTAACTTGA
- the acgA gene encoding ACGX-repeat peptide — translation MGNLNFLNSWKEGISEFFSKTNAQSYMKPAFAMASSSCGSSCGAGDKEPEHKPSACGSACGAGDK, via the coding sequence ATGGGAAACTTAAATTTTTTAAATTCATGGAAAGAAGGAATTAGTGAATTCTTTTCAAAGACAAATGCTCAAAGTTATATGAAACCAGCGTTTGCAATGGCAAGTTCTTCTTGTGGAAGTTCATGTGGAGCTGGAGATAAAGAACCAGAGCACAAGCCATCAGCATGTGGTTCAGCATGTGGAGCTGGTGACAAATAA
- a CDS encoding zinc-binding dehydrogenase: MKAVVLNGVCEPKDLKISNVKIPEIKSGWVLVKVKAFGLNHSELIVRKYEANAPYIKLPVIPGIECVGEIVDASDSEFKVGEKVVALMGGMGRSFDGSYAEYALLPIHHVFSANTKLDWIEMAAIPETFFTAYGSLFDCLQLQADDVLLIHGATSALGLAAIQLAKAIGCTVIGTTRKEERLKFLKEVGADFSMLDDENLTKEVLKAFPKGITKILELVGATAIEKTAKLLKRHGIVCSTGQLGGTTTQDFDVIKAIPNSVYFTSFYSNYPSQEVMNNIFKIIDDNKIKPVIGHKFKIEEIAQAHILMENNNANGKIVVTIG; the protein is encoded by the coding sequence ATGAAAGCAGTTGTTTTAAATGGAGTATGTGAACCTAAAGATTTGAAAATAAGTAATGTAAAAATACCAGAAATAAAGTCAGGTTGGGTATTGGTTAAAGTCAAGGCATTCGGATTAAATCATTCTGAATTGATAGTTCGTAAGTATGAAGCAAATGCTCCTTATATAAAATTGCCAGTAATTCCTGGAATAGAATGTGTAGGTGAAATAGTAGATGCATCTGATAGTGAATTTAAAGTAGGAGAAAAGGTTGTAGCACTTATGGGGGGAATGGGACGTAGTTTTGATGGTAGTTATGCAGAATATGCACTGTTACCAATTCATCATGTATTTTCAGCAAATACAAAGTTAGATTGGATTGAAATGGCAGCAATACCTGAAACTTTTTTCACAGCATATGGTTCACTGTTTGATTGTTTACAACTTCAAGCAGATGATGTTCTTTTAATTCATGGAGCTACTAGTGCATTAGGACTTGCAGCTATACAATTAGCAAAAGCAATCGGTTGTACGGTAATTGGAACAACGAGAAAAGAAGAAAGACTCAAATTTTTAAAAGAAGTAGGAGCAGATTTTTCAATGTTAGATGATGAAAATTTAACAAAAGAAGTTCTCAAAGCATTCCCTAAAGGAATTACAAAAATTTTAGAATTAGTGGGGGCTACTGCAATAGAAAAAACAGCTAAGTTGCTTAAAAGGCATGGAATTGTATGTTCAACAGGTCAGCTCGGAGGGACTACAACTCAAGACTTTGATGTGATTAAAGCAATACCAAATAGTGTTTATTTCACATCATTTTATAGTAATTATCCGTCACAAGAAGTTATGAATAATATATTTAAAATTATTGATGATAATAAAATAAAACCAGTGATAGGGCATAAATTTAAAATAGAAGAAATTGCACAGGCACATATTCTTATGGAAAACAATAATGCTAACGGAAAAATAGTAGTTACTATAGGATAA
- a CDS encoding Sir2 silent information regulator family NAD-dependent deacetylase — translation MENFKQRVKQAKEVIKNSEYILIGGGSGLSSAAGLTYTGKRFEENFSDFIEKYGITDMYAGTFYPFKTDEELWAHWARHIDVNRYQMPVTDLYKEILRLVKDKKYFVISTNVESQFVKSGFPKEKVFEVQGDYSYLQCARACHDKLYYNEKLIKEMVLKTKNCKIPFELIPKCPVCGGKMDVNLRHNDYFVQDEAWYKADKNYDEFLNKVGNKNIVLLEFGVGFNTPGIIRYPFEKMTYSNKNATLIRFNRDYPLVMKENEEKSISFDEDIMQVIQYLLDKKDCNESFV, via the coding sequence ATGGAAAATTTTAAACAAAGGGTTAAACAGGCAAAGGAAGTAATCAAAAATAGTGAATATATATTAATTGGTGGTGGATCAGGATTATCTTCTGCTGCCGGATTAACGTATACTGGAAAGCGTTTTGAAGAAAACTTCTCTGATTTTATTGAAAAATACGGTATTACTGATATGTATGCTGGAACTTTTTATCCGTTTAAAACTGATGAAGAGCTGTGGGCGCATTGGGCAAGGCATATTGATGTGAATCGCTATCAGATGCCTGTAACAGATTTATATAAGGAAATATTAAGGCTTGTAAAGGATAAAAAGTATTTTGTAATATCAACCAATGTGGAAAGTCAGTTCGTAAAGTCTGGATTTCCTAAAGAAAAAGTATTTGAAGTTCAAGGAGATTATTCATACTTACAATGTGCAAGAGCATGCCACGATAAGCTCTATTATAATGAGAAACTGATTAAGGAAATGGTATTAAAGACGAAAAACTGTAAAATACCATTTGAGCTTATACCAAAATGTCCAGTTTGTGGTGGTAAGATGGATGTAAATCTTAGGCATAATGATTATTTTGTACAAGATGAAGCATGGTATAAAGCAGATAAAAATTATGATGAGTTTCTCAATAAAGTAGGTAATAAAAATATAGTGTTGTTGGAATTTGGGGTTGGATTTAATACACCTGGAATTATTAGATATCCGTTTGAAAAAATGACATATAGCAATAAAAATGCAACATTGATTCGATTTAATCGAGACTATCCTTTAGTAATGAAAGAAAATGAAGAAAAATCTATTTCTTTTGATGAAGATATTATGCAGGTTATACAATATTTGCTGGACAAAAAAGATTGCAATGAGAGTTTTGTGTAG
- a CDS encoding GntR family transcriptional regulator, translating into MIFKLNFDSSTPIYVQLRNQIVMGIGLGDLEPDENLPTVRQLAEDIGVNAMTVNKAYTILKNEGFISIDRRHGAKVKVLTTNNTDFREKLEEELALVISEAGLKGVSKTDFINICNKLFNEMNGIKGLINPTLNIDTI; encoded by the coding sequence ATGATTTTCAAATTAAATTTTGATAGTTCTACTCCTATTTACGTTCAACTTAGGAATCAAATTGTAATGGGTATAGGTTTGGGTGACTTAGAACCAGATGAAAATTTACCAACCGTACGACAACTAGCAGAAGATATTGGTGTAAATGCTATGACCGTCAATAAAGCATATACAATATTAAAAAATGAAGGCTTTATATCTATAGATAGGAGACATGGTGCAAAAGTTAAGGTATTAACTACTAATAATACTGATTTTCGTGAAAAGCTAGAAGAAGAACTAGCACTAGTTATTTCAGAAGCTGGGCTTAAAGGTGTAAGTAAAACTGATTTCATAAACATCTGTAACAAATTATTCAATGAAATGAACGGTATCAAAGGGCTGATAAATCCAACCTTAAATATTGATACTATATAA
- the acgM gene encoding radical SAM/SPASM domain protein, ACGX system: MNYFAFQWHITDQCDQRCEHCYIFSEDNNKCLKEMSLDDIKVVLNNCIEMCDKLNRLPYFYITGGDPILHKNFWDILTLLKERDITFGILGNPFHLSDEVCKKLRSYGCRKYQLSIDGMRETHDSIRKSGSFDATIEKIQCIRNAGIDCAVMTTVSGTNKDEIEDIVDLVVENHVDIFAFARYCPTSFEKETHLEPKEYRDLLERLWAKFEKYKNSGTTFNLKDHLWTLFLYEKGLYKIPEGLEDKVIYDGCNCGNCHITILPTGDIYACRRMESKVGNALKDSLFDVFIGNKMGEYRQYDKFEKCAKCELLRFCRGCPAVTYGYTHSMYSADPQCWKEVE, from the coding sequence ATGAATTATTTTGCTTTTCAATGGCATATAACAGATCAATGTGATCAAAGATGTGAGCATTGTTATATTTTTTCAGAAGATAATAACAAATGTTTAAAGGAAATGAGTCTAGATGATATAAAAGTTGTTTTAAATAATTGTATAGAAATGTGTGATAAACTCAACAGACTTCCGTATTTTTATATTACAGGAGGCGACCCTATTTTACACAAAAATTTTTGGGATATATTAACATTGCTAAAAGAAAGAGATATAACATTTGGAATATTAGGAAATCCTTTTCATTTAAGTGATGAAGTTTGTAAAAAATTAAGAAGCTATGGATGTCGAAAATATCAGCTCTCAATTGATGGGATGAGAGAAACTCACGATTCAATTCGTAAGTCAGGCTCTTTTGATGCAACAATTGAAAAAATACAATGTATTAGAAATGCAGGTATTGATTGTGCTGTTATGACTACTGTTTCAGGAACAAATAAAGATGAAATAGAGGATATAGTAGATTTAGTAGTTGAAAATCACGTGGATATTTTTGCTTTTGCAAGATACTGTCCTACAAGTTTTGAAAAAGAAACTCATTTAGAACCAAAAGAGTATAGAGATTTATTGGAAAGACTTTGGGCAAAGTTTGAAAAATACAAGAATTCAGGTACTACATTTAATTTGAAGGATCACTTATGGACACTATTCTTATACGAAAAAGGATTATACAAAATACCAGAAGGGCTAGAGGATAAAGTTATTTATGATGGATGCAATTGTGGAAATTGTCATATAACTATTTTGCCAACAGGAGATATATATGCATGTAGAAGAATGGAAAGTAAAGTTGGAAATGCATTGAAAGATAGTTTATTTGATGTATTTATAGGCAATAAAATGGGTGAGTATCGTCAGTATGATAAGTTTGAAAAATGTGCAAAGTGTGAATTATTAAGATTTTGTAGAGGATGTCCAGCGGTTACGTATGGGTATACACATAGTATGTATTCTGCAGATCCGCAGTGTTGGAAAGAGGTCGAATAG
- a CDS encoding GNAT family N-acetyltransferase, whose protein sequence is MIFYRKVKKEDLKKVSKLYAQAFKEYCYLKCTIGNNFNNDDKYLHFLEMLFFINIKAYMKKHICLVGILDGKIVSSAVLKNPDRSEIGLFEYIFSGGIKLLKEISLLNILSFLNFMDDSQKAFKSIRRPIWYLEALAVDKLYQGKKLGSKMINDCVIPCVIDHGGKEIFLITNSEINRKFYNQNGFAEFNDDVIHFKNININNWSYFKKL, encoded by the coding sequence ATGATTTTTTATCGTAAAGTAAAAAAAGAAGACTTAAAAAAAGTGAGTAAGTTATATGCACAAGCTTTTAAAGAATATTGTTACTTAAAATGTACTATAGGAAATAATTTTAACAATGATGACAAATATTTACACTTTTTAGAGATGCTTTTTTTTATTAATATAAAGGCTTACATGAAAAAGCATATTTGTTTAGTTGGTATTTTAGATGGGAAAATTGTTTCATCTGCGGTATTAAAAAATCCTGATAGATCAGAAATTGGATTATTTGAGTATATATTTTCAGGAGGTATTAAATTACTTAAGGAAATTAGCTTATTAAATATTTTATCTTTCTTAAATTTTATGGACGATTCACAGAAAGCATTTAAAAGTATAAGAAGGCCTATATGGTATCTAGAAGCCTTAGCAGTTGATAAGTTATATCAAGGTAAAAAACTTGGGAGTAAAATGATAAATGATTGTGTTATACCATGTGTAATTGATCATGGAGGCAAAGAAATTTTTTTAATTACCAATTCTGAGATAAATCGTAAATTTTATAATCAAAATGGATTTGCAGAATTTAATGATGATGTTATACATTTTAAAAATATTAATATTAATAATTGGAGTTATTTTAAGAAGTTATAG
- a CDS encoding DUF5808 domain-containing protein, with protein sequence METIIILIVGVIVLLCEIISFAACSHENGNIIFGVTLPNNQLKNKYIQNSKNEYKTLYHKYFLISILIFLPILFLLKLPPYNIIYLLTWAFIVTFYWALKPYIIIHKKIKSLKKENSWFSGTTHEVTIDTKASSLKNKKVISIYWLIGSFLITLPCFYIVRTTFILIPIVDLTTKVILIFIYLYTKKLKTKIYSENSTVNVALNCERQRILTASIIIFSYVDSLNVLVLSVIISNVQLYNTILLVSCSTIPPILILLLFIYYYNKFRKLKLDLLSKDDKPVIVDDDEYWKYGLIYYNPNDNSLLVEKRAGIGMTFNFAKRSARAFMYFIAAFLVGIIIFIFTIGFIQDSYSPTLNVYKNEIKINCSMYSTSFNKSNILKISLIQDSPHGFKTNGIGTDTYSRGHYDINDYGTSMVYVFNNKPPYIVFKLKDGSYVFFNYKSKSDTLRLYNKLKNKM encoded by the coding sequence ATGGAAACTATCATTATATTAATTGTAGGTGTTATAGTACTACTATGTGAAATTATTTCATTTGCAGCATGTTCACATGAAAATGGAAATATAATTTTTGGTGTAACACTTCCAAATAACCAATTAAAAAATAAATATATACAAAATTCAAAAAATGAATACAAGACTTTATATCATAAATACTTTTTAATAAGCATTTTAATTTTTCTTCCTATTTTATTTTTATTGAAGCTTCCCCCTTACAATATTATATATCTTTTAACATGGGCATTTATAGTAACATTTTATTGGGCATTAAAACCATATATTATTATTCATAAAAAGATAAAATCACTAAAAAAAGAAAATAGTTGGTTCTCTGGTACTACTCATGAAGTTACAATAGATACTAAGGCCTCAAGCTTAAAGAACAAAAAAGTTATATCAATATATTGGCTTATTGGTTCATTTTTAATAACCTTACCTTGTTTCTATATAGTGAGAACAACTTTTATTCTAATCCCTATAGTTGATTTAACTACAAAAGTAATACTTATTTTTATATATCTTTATACTAAAAAGCTGAAAACCAAAATATATAGTGAAAATAGCACCGTAAACGTAGCTTTAAATTGTGAACGCCAAAGAATTTTAACTGCCTCCATAATTATATTCTCCTATGTAGATAGTTTAAATGTTCTAGTGCTAAGTGTAATAATTTCTAATGTACAATTATATAATACAATCTTATTAGTTTCATGTTCTACAATTCCACCTATTTTAATTCTTCTGCTGTTCATATATTACTACAATAAATTTAGAAAACTTAAATTAGATCTTCTAAGTAAAGATGATAAACCTGTTATTGTAGACGATGATGAATATTGGAAATACGGTTTAATCTATTATAACCCTAATGATAATTCTCTTTTAGTTGAAAAAAGGGCTGGAATAGGTATGACCTTTAACTTTGCCAAAAGATCAGCAAGAGCCTTTATGTATTTTATAGCTGCCTTTTTAGTTGGAATTATTATTTTTATTTTTACCATAGGCTTCATTCAAGATTCATATAGTCCTACACTTAATGTTTATAAAAATGAAATAAAAATAAATTGTTCTATGTACTCTACAAGCTTTAACAAATCAAATATTCTTAAAATATCATTAATACAAGATAGTCCTCATGGCTTTAAAACCAATGGAATAGGTACAGATACATATTCCAGAGGACACTATGATATAAATGATTATGGTACATCCATGGTTTATGTATTTAATAACAAGCCTCCTTATATAGTTTTCAAATTAAAGGATGGAAGTTATGTATTTTTCAATTATAAAAGCAAATCTGATACTTTAAGATTATATAATAAATTAAAAAATAAAATGTAG
- a CDS encoding nitroreductase family protein — protein MLEAASLDLGTVWISYFDTDKAKQLLQLPDEVVPVCMIYVGYPAEDFKPNSKSKRYPVEKTVFYNKYKF, from the coding sequence ATGCTTGAGGCAGCAAGCTTAGACCTGGGTACTGTATGGATTAGTTATTTTGATACAGATAAGGCAAAACAACTGCTCCAGCTTCCAGATGAGGTAGTGCCAGTATGTATGATATATGTAGGATATCCGGCAGAAGATTTTAAGCCAAATTCAAAAAGCAAAAGATATCCGGTTGAAAAAACAGTTTTTTATAATAAGTATAAATTTTAA
- the folP gene encoding dihydropteroate synthase has product MKIGKKDFEIGKRTYIMGILNVTPDSFSDGGKYNTVEKAILHTREMIEQGADIIDIGGESTRPGYTKISDEEEISRVVPVIEAIRKETDIPISVDSYKSEVIEASLKAGADIINDIWGFKKDSKMAQVAKQYNATCLLMHNRDNTSYCDVMKDILEDLMESVKIALKAGIKPESIIVDPGIGFAKTYEQNLEVMNHLEDFTALGYPVLLATSKKRMIGTALNLEKDERVEGTVATTVVGIMKGCDFVRVHNVKENKRAVLMTDAIVRKYI; this is encoded by the coding sequence ATGAAAATTGGAAAAAAAGACTTTGAAATTGGAAAAAGAACTTACATTATGGGCATACTTAATGTTACTCCAGATTCTTTTTCTGATGGTGGAAAGTATAATACTGTAGAAAAAGCTATTCTTCATACACGAGAAATGATAGAACAAGGTGCAGATATAATTGATATTGGTGGAGAATCTACAAGACCAGGTTATACAAAGATAAGTGATGAAGAAGAAATTAGTAGAGTAGTGCCAGTAATAGAAGCAATAAGAAAAGAAACAGATATTCCAATATCTGTAGATTCATACAAAAGCGAAGTGATAGAAGCATCATTAAAGGCTGGTGCAGATATAATTAATGATATTTGGGGGTTTAAAAAAGATTCTAAAATGGCACAAGTAGCAAAACAATATAATGCAACATGTTTATTAATGCATAACAGGGACAATACTAGTTATTGCGATGTTATGAAGGACATATTAGAAGATTTAATGGAAAGTGTTAAGATAGCTTTAAAAGCTGGAATTAAACCTGAAAGTATTATTGTAGATCCAGGAATAGGATTTGCTAAAACATATGAACAAAATTTGGAAGTTATGAATCATTTAGAGGATTTTACAGCATTAGGGTACCCTGTTTTATTAGCAACGTCAAAAAAACGAATGATAGGAACGGCTTTAAACCTTGAAAAAGATGAACGTGTTGAAGGTACTGTAGCTACTACGGTTGTTGGAATTATGAAGGGATGCGATTTCGTAAGAGTTCATAATGTAAAAGAAAATAAAAGAGCTGTGCTTATGACTGATGCTATTGTGAGAAAATATATATGA
- a CDS encoding nitroreductase family protein, translating to MDFMDISKKRMSVRKYSGRKVEDEKLKKILEAGRWAPTAVNAQPH from the coding sequence ATGGATTTTATGGATATTTCAAAGAAAAGAATGAGTGTTAGGAAATATAGTGGAAGAAAAGTTGAAGATGAGAAACTTAAAAAGATATTAGAAGCAGGTAGGTGGGCTCCCACAGCAGTAAACGCCCAACCACATTAG
- a CDS encoding TetR/AcrR family transcriptional regulator, protein MKDRRFIKTEQAIRETFLNLLKEKSLNKITVSQISISANLGRGTFYLHYKDIYDLYNTIENEIYTELGELFEKSNPYANETNLMDLINNIIDYISEHSNIFEIFIRLEFKGNLLFKLKNYFFDKILHESIVLSRPINNNIDYDLVEANFIVSGVVGVIEHWLNNGMIIPKEDISIMLQKILTKF, encoded by the coding sequence ATGAAAGATAGGAGATTTATAAAAACAGAGCAGGCTATTCGTGAAACCTTCTTGAATCTTTTAAAAGAAAAATCTCTTAATAAAATAACTGTGTCCCAAATTTCAATATCAGCAAATTTAGGACGAGGTACTTTTTACTTACATTATAAAGATATTTACGATTTATATAATACTATTGAAAATGAAATATATACTGAACTTGGTGAATTATTTGAAAAATCCAATCCCTACGCTAATGAAACAAATCTTATGGACTTAATTAATAATATTATTGACTACATATCAGAGCATAGCAATATATTCGAAATTTTCATTCGTCTTGAATTTAAAGGAAATCTGCTCTTTAAACTAAAAAATTATTTCTTCGATAAGATTTTGCATGAAAGTATAGTACTTTCTAGACCTATAAATAACAATATTGATTATGATTTAGTTGAAGCTAATTTTATTGTTTCCGGAGTTGTTGGAGTTATAGAACATTGGTTAAACAATGGAATGATAATACCAAAGGAAGATATCTCTATTATGCTTCAGAAAATACTAACCAAATTTTAG
- a CDS encoding winged helix-turn-helix transcriptional regulator, protein MLTKNELPACPVATMVELIGNKWKLLIIRNLLASTSRFGELRKDIPGISQKVLTDNLRALESDGLVTRTVYAEVPPKVEYSLSELGNTLRPLFKEMEAWGNSYKDYISNQKLPDIN, encoded by the coding sequence ATGTTAACCAAAAACGAATTACCTGCTTGTCCTGTAGCAACTATGGTAGAATTAATAGGAAACAAATGGAAGTTGCTAATTATAAGAAATTTATTGGCAAGTACATCACGTTTTGGTGAGTTGAGAAAAGATATTCCTGGAATTAGCCAAAAAGTTTTAACTGATAATTTAAGAGCTTTAGAATCCGATGGATTAGTTACGAGAACAGTTTATGCTGAAGTCCCACCTAAAGTAGAATATTCATTAAGTGAATTAGGCAATACTTTACGTCCCTTATTTAAAGAAATGGAAGCATGGGGAAATAGTTACAAAGACTATATATCAAATCAAAAGCTTCCTGATATAAATTAA
- a CDS encoding NAD(P)-dependent oxidoreductase: MDNTKLLIEEANRCLLCKKPNCRKNCPIDTPIPEIISLYKDGEIVKAGEILFNNNPLSVVCSMVCTHEDQCKGNCVRGIKGEPIRFHDIEHEISEKYLNETSFKNIEKNKDRVAVIGGGPAGITVAFILANRGYNVTIFEAHDRIGGVLRYGIPEYRLPKKLVDTLEERLVEVGVKIRPNTLIGPVITLDKLLEDSYKAVFIGTGVWNPKTLDVKGETLGNVHFAIDYLKSPKTYRLGEKVAVIGAGNVAMDAARTAKRNGADVTILYRKSFNEMPASKQEIEETKKDGVEFKIFRAPIEVTEEGVKLAPTENITDENGKIRTKIIEGKEEFFECDSVIVAVSQNPKTNIVSNTTELDTNRWGCIVTDENGTTTKKGTFACGDVVTGAKTVVEAVRDAKKVAETIDEYCKNN; the protein is encoded by the coding sequence ATGGACAACACTAAATTATTAATAGAAGAGGCAAATAGATGTTTATTATGTAAAAAACCTAACTGTAGAAAAAATTGCCCGATAGATACCCCAATACCAGAAATTATAAGTCTTTATAAAGATGGAGAAATTGTAAAAGCAGGAGAAATTTTATTTAACAATAACCCACTTTCAGTAGTATGTTCAATGGTTTGCACACACGAAGACCAATGTAAAGGAAATTGTGTAAGAGGAATAAAAGGAGAACCAATAAGATTTCATGATATAGAACATGAAATATCAGAAAAGTATTTAAACGAGACAAGCTTTAAAAATATAGAAAAAAATAAGGACAGAGTTGCAGTAATAGGAGGGGGACCAGCAGGAATAACAGTTGCTTTCATATTAGCAAACAGAGGATATAATGTAACTATATTTGAAGCTCACGATAGAATAGGAGGAGTACTTAGATATGGTATTCCAGAATATAGACTTCCAAAGAAATTAGTAGATACACTAGAGGAAAGATTAGTAGAGGTCGGAGTAAAAATAAGACCTAATACACTTATAGGACCAGTTATTACATTAGATAAGTTACTTGAAGATTCATATAAAGCAGTATTTATAGGGACAGGAGTATGGAATCCAAAGACCTTAGATGTAAAAGGAGAAACTTTAGGAAATGTACATTTCGCAATAGATTACTTAAAATCACCAAAAACATACAGATTGGGTGAAAAAGTAGCTGTAATAGGAGCAGGAAATGTAGCAATGGATGCAGCAAGAACAGCAAAGAGAAATGGAGCAGATGTAACGATATTATACAGAAAAAGCTTTAATGAAATGCCAGCATCTAAGCAGGAAATAGAGGAAACAAAAAAAGATGGAGTAGAATTTAAAATATTTAGAGCCCCAATTGAAGTAACAGAAGAAGGAGTTAAATTAGCACCAACTGAAAATATTACAGATGAAAATGGAAAAATAAGAACAAAAATAATAGAAGGAAAAGAAGAGTTCTTTGAGTGCGATTCAGTAATAGTAGCAGTAAGCCAAAATCCAAAAACAAATATAGTATCAAATACAACAGAATTGGATACTAATAGATGGGGATGTATAGTGACAGACGAGAATGGAACTACAACTAAAAAAGGAACTTTTGCCTGTGGAGATGTAGTTACAGGAGCAAAAACAGTAGTTGAAGCAGTAAGAGATGCTAAGAAAGTTGCAGAAACTATTGATGAATACTGTAAAAATAATTAG